The following proteins are encoded in a genomic region of Haloarcula marina:
- a CDS encoding sodium:calcium antiporter translates to MAVTEALLTQLSVGAVALYTMVTAASRAIDRVLALAEYYDVDEVLVGMTVLAVGTSLPELSAHVVASLGIVSGVLDYEVTSAVVLGGNTGSSTVQQLLLVGILVVGYGRVHLSRAFVRESYLPMLGAIAATLALAWDGTLSRLDGAVLLALYLAYVAVRFTRRRQSPTLRERPSTNPRRDALFAAVFLALVLLAASLLLSVVEAALATLTLGGSMVGVVTLGVAAALPELTTVMDALRRRSPNVALGTLIGSNIVNPLVGIGLGGVVSTYYVPPAVVLWDLPFKLLVGGGLLGWVLYRRDGAITRTEGAYLLGFYFLFVAGRLLLFPGQ, encoded by the coding sequence ATGGCGGTCACAGAAGCCCTGCTGACACAACTCTCGGTCGGTGCCGTCGCGCTCTACACGATGGTGACCGCGGCCAGCAGAGCCATCGACCGCGTTCTCGCGCTCGCCGAGTACTACGACGTGGACGAGGTCCTCGTCGGGATGACCGTCCTCGCCGTCGGAACGAGTCTCCCCGAACTGAGCGCTCACGTCGTGGCCTCGCTGGGCATCGTCTCCGGCGTCCTCGATTACGAAGTCACCTCCGCCGTCGTCCTCGGCGGCAACACCGGGTCCTCGACGGTGCAGCAACTCCTCCTCGTCGGCATCCTCGTCGTCGGGTACGGCCGAGTCCACCTCTCGCGGGCGTTCGTGCGCGAGAGCTATCTCCCGATGCTCGGGGCTATCGCCGCGACACTGGCGCTCGCGTGGGATGGCACCCTCAGCCGTCTCGACGGGGCGGTGTTGTTGGCTCTCTATCTCGCGTACGTCGCCGTCCGATTCACCCGTCGACGGCAGTCACCGACGCTCCGCGAACGTCCCAGCACGAACCCGCGCCGCGACGCGTTGTTTGCCGCCGTCTTTCTCGCCTTGGTGCTTCTCGCCGCGTCGCTCTTGCTGTCGGTCGTCGAAGCCGCCCTCGCGACGCTCACGCTGGGCGGGTCGATGGTCGGCGTCGTGACGCTGGGCGTCGCCGCCGCGCTCCCGGAACTGACGACGGTGATGGACGCCCTCCGGCGACGGTCGCCAAACGTCGCTCTCGGAACGCTGATCGGGAGCAACATCGTGAATCCTCTCGTGGGTATCGGCCTCGGCGGCGTCGTCTCGACGTACTACGTCCCGCCCGCCGTCGTCCTCTGGGACCTCCCGTTCAAACTGCTCGTCGGTGGGGGACTGCTCGGGTGGGTGCTGTATCGCCGCGACGGGGCGATTACGCGCACCGAAGGTGCGTATCTGCTCGGCTTCTACTTCCTGTTCGTCGCGGGGCGGTTGCTACTGTTTCCGGGGCAGTGA